The following nucleotide sequence is from Vicingaceae bacterium.
AATTATCGATTTCTGACAGAGATTTTTTACCAAAATTACGGAATTTCAACAAATCATTTCGTTGATATCTTACCAGGTCGGCCAATGTTTCTATGTCGGCAGATTTTAAACAATTCAAAGCACGGACAGAAAGGTTTAGATCGCTAAGTTTTGTTTTGAGCAATTGACGCATATGAAGTACATCCTCATCAAATTCTTCCACCTCTTTTTGTTCTTCAAGTTCAACAGTTATACGCTCATCGCTAAATAACATAAAGTGATAAATCAAAATTTTTGAGGCCTCTTTTAAAGCATCTTTAGGATGTATACTACCATCGGTAGTAACTTCAATAATTAACTTTTCGTAGTCGGTTTTTTGCTCAACACGATAGTTTTCTACGGTATATTTTACATTTTTAATAGGGGTGTAAATAGAATCGATGGCAATGACACCTGGAGATTGTGCGTAGTGTTTATTTTCTTCGGCCGGAACATAACCACGTCCTTTGGTAATTAACAACTCAAGCGTCAACGAGGTCTTTGGATCGAGATGACAAATCACATGGTCGTGATTAAGCACTTGAAAAGCCGTAGTGAATTTATTGATATCTCCGGCTGTAAATTTATCCTGTCCACTAATTCTCACAGTTACTTTTTCGGAATTGGTATCTTCTAATTGTCTACGGAAACGTACTTGTTTTAGATTTAAAATAATTTCTACAACATCCTCGAGTACACCTTTGATTGTGGAGAACTCATGATCTACGCCTTCGATTTTTACTGTACTGATAGCATATCCTTCAAGTGAGGAAAGCAAAATACGTCTTAATGCATTTCCGATGGTGATACCGTATCCGGGTTCCAAAGGACGGAACTCAAATACGCCATGATAATCATCGGATTGAAGCATGATAACTTTGTTGGGTTTTTGAAAATCA
It contains:
- the rpoA gene encoding DNA-directed RNA polymerase subunit alpha; the encoded protein is MAILDFQKPNKVIMLQSDDYHGVFEFRPLEPGYGITIGNALRRILLSSLEGYAISTVKIEGVDHEFSTIKGVLEDVVEIILNLKQVRFRRQLEDTNSEKVTVRISGQDKFTAGDINKFTTAFQVLNHDHVICHLDPKTSLTLELLITKGRGYVPAEENKHYAQSPGVIAIDSIYTPIKNVKYTVENYRVEQKTDYEKLIIEVTTDGSIHPKDALKEASKILIYHFMLFSDERITVELEEQKEVEEFDEDVLHMRQLLKTKLSDLNLSVRALNCLKSADIETLADLVRYQRNDLLKFRNFGKKSLSEIDNLLESRGLRYGMDLSKYKLDKE